Genomic window (Streptomyces sp. NBC_00078):
GAGGTCGAGACCGCGAAGGCGGCGGTGGAACTGCCCATCCCGTACGACGGGGTGGTCCGCGACCTGCACTTCCCCGAGGGCACCACGGTGGACGTGGGTACGTCGATCATCGCGGTGGACGTGTCGGGCGGGACCGCGCCCGCCGGAACCGGGCCCGCTGTGGAGGCCCCTGCCGAGGTTCCCGTGATTCCCACGGCAACCCCGGCCGCCGCGCCCGCCGAGGAGAAGAAGTCCGTGGGCTCGGGCCGCCAGCCGGTGCTCGTCGGCTACGGGGTCGCCACGTCCTCCACCAAGCGCCGCCCGCGCAAGGGTCCGGAGGTCGCGGTCCCCCAGGCCTCGACGGCGCTCCAGACGGAGCTGAACGGCCATGCGCCGGTGGCCGCCGACACTGCCCGCCCCCTCGCCAAGCCGCCGGTGCGCAAGCTGGCGAAGGACCTGGGCGTCGACCTGACCGCGGTCACCCCTTCGGGCCCCGACGGCGTCATCACGCGTGAGGACGTCCATGCGGCGGTGGCACCGCCGGCCCCGGAGCCGGTGACGGCCCCGGCGGTCTCCGTGCCCCCGGCGCCGGTGCCGGCGTACGACGCGGCCCGTGAGACCCGTATCCCGATCAAGGGGGTCCGCAAGGCGACCGCCAAGGCGATGATCGGCTCGGCGTTCACGGCGCCGCACGTCACGGAGTTCGTGACGGTGGACGTCACCCGCACGATGAAGCTGGTGGAGGAGCTCAAGCAGGACAAGGAGTTCGCGGGCCTGCGCGTGAACCCCCTGCTGCTGATCGCCAAGGCGCTCCTGGCCGCCA
Coding sequences:
- a CDS encoding dihydrolipoamide acetyltransferase family protein is translated as MTTMTEASVREFKMPDVGEGLTEAEILKWYVKPGDTVTDGQVVCEVETAKAAVELPIPYDGVVRDLHFPEGTTVDVGTSIIAVDVSGGTAPAGTGPAVEAPAEVPVIPTATPAAAPAEEKKSVGSGRQPVLVGYGVATSSTKRRPRKGPEVAVPQASTALQTELNGHAPVAADTARPLAKPPVRKLAKDLGVDLTAVTPSGPDGVITREDVHAAVAPPAPEPVTAPAVSVPPAPVPAYDAARETRIPIKGVRKATAKAMIGSAFTAPHVTEFVTVDVTRTMKLVEELKQDKEFAGLRVNPLLLIAKALLAAIKRNPDINASWDETAQEIVLKHYVNLGIAAATPRGLIVPNIKDAHAKTLPQLAESLGELVSTAREGRTSPAAMQAGTVTITNVGVFGVDTGTPILNPGESAILAVGSIKLQPWVHKGKVKPRQVTTLALSFDHRLVDGELGSKVLADVAAILEQPKRLITWA